In Bifidobacterium sp. ESL0775, the following are encoded in one genomic region:
- a CDS encoding Sir2 family NAD-dependent protein deacetylase, with product MTKKIAVLTGAGISTSAGIPDFRGPNGVWTKHPDQMSVYDIDAFISDKKAREYSWAWQKASPVWNAQPGEAHKALVKLEKAGLLTLLATQNFDALHEKAGNSSDLIVNLHGTIGTSHCMKCHAEYKTADIMDNLDNEPDPHCHRKLPYSGNQTCNGLIKTDVVYFGEMLPDGAMEKSMARVAKADEFWVIGSTLEVFPAASLAPTAVQAGVPMTIMNMGHTQYDNIATRLIHDDIAKALPELVDETIAEAEK from the coding sequence ATGACTAAAAAAATTGCGGTATTGACTGGTGCAGGCATTTCGACGTCGGCGGGAATCCCCGACTTTCGTGGACCAAACGGCGTGTGGACCAAACATCCTGACCAGATGAGCGTCTATGACATCGACGCGTTCATAAGCGACAAGAAGGCGCGCGAGTATTCCTGGGCATGGCAGAAGGCGTCGCCGGTGTGGAACGCGCAGCCGGGCGAGGCACACAAGGCGCTGGTCAAGTTGGAAAAGGCTGGGTTGCTGACGCTTCTGGCCACGCAGAACTTTGACGCGCTGCACGAGAAAGCCGGCAATTCCAGCGATCTCATCGTCAACCTGCACGGCACCATCGGCACCTCACACTGCATGAAGTGCCATGCCGAATACAAGACGGCCGACATCATGGACAATCTCGACAACGAGCCGGACCCGCACTGCCACCGCAAACTGCCGTATAGCGGCAACCAAACCTGCAACGGGCTCATCAAAACCGATGTGGTCTACTTCGGCGAGATGCTGCCAGACGGAGCCATGGAAAAGTCAATGGCTCGGGTGGCCAAAGCCGATGAGTTCTGGGTGATTGGATCGACGCTTGAGGTCTTCCCTGCCGCCTCGCTGGCACCGACCGCCGTGCAGGCCGGGGTACCGATGACCATTATGAATATGGGGCATACGCAATACGACAATATCGCCACGAGGCTCATTCATGACGATATCGCAAAAGCGCTGCCAGAGTTGGTTGACGAGACTATCGCCGAAGCGGAGAAATAG
- a CDS encoding pyridoxamine 5'-phosphate oxidase family protein, whose product MTMNAKEEFYRILAEQTEMALATSVDNIPDVRIVNFYFDPAENMLYFATFKDNNKVKEMQANAHVAFTTIPRSGNAHVKAQGIARPSGKSIDEIADEFVAKIPAYENTLRAADGNLLLYEISFSMATVTKDLSDIDTFTIK is encoded by the coding sequence ATGACTATGAACGCGAAAGAGGAATTCTACCGAATTCTGGCAGAACAGACAGAGATGGCGCTGGCCACTTCGGTAGATAATATTCCCGATGTCCGGATCGTCAATTTTTATTTCGATCCTGCAGAAAACATGCTTTACTTTGCGACGTTTAAAGACAACAACAAAGTCAAGGAAATGCAGGCAAATGCCCATGTCGCTTTCACGACCATTCCTCGTAGCGGCAATGCGCATGTGAAAGCACAAGGAATTGCTCGCCCAAGCGGGAAAAGCATCGATGAGATTGCTGACGAATTCGTTGCCAAGATTCCCGCTTATGAGAATACTCTGCGTGCAGCCGACGGAAACCTGCTGTTGTATGAAATCAGTTTTAGTATGGCAACCGTGACCAAGGATCTCAGCGATATCGATACTTTTACTATCAAGTAA